The Nocardia terpenica genome has a segment encoding these proteins:
- a CDS encoding carboxymuconolactone decarboxylase family protein: protein MTRLDMFGNELGARFTKRFANASLVITQSTLPEALQELVALRVSQINGCGWCVDAHTKEAAAAGESAVRINLVAAWRESSVFGAAERAALALAEEGTRLADAHTGVSDETWARVREHFDEDQIAALVAMVAMVNAANRMGVILRQQGGSYHPGLFAEMTS, encoded by the coding sequence ATGACCCGATTGGATATGTTCGGCAACGAGCTCGGCGCCAGGTTCACCAAGCGGTTCGCCAATGCGAGCCTGGTGATCACGCAGTCGACGCTGCCCGAGGCCCTGCAGGAGCTGGTCGCCTTGCGCGTCAGCCAGATCAACGGCTGCGGCTGGTGCGTGGACGCCCATACCAAGGAGGCCGCGGCCGCGGGCGAATCCGCGGTCCGCATCAATCTGGTTGCCGCCTGGCGGGAGTCGAGCGTGTTCGGCGCGGCTGAGCGGGCCGCGCTGGCGCTCGCCGAGGAGGGCACCCGGCTCGCCGACGCCCACACCGGAGTGTCGGACGAGACCTGGGCCCGGGTGCGCGAGCACTTCGACGAGGACCAGATCGCCGCGCTGGTCGCCATGGTCGCCATGGTGAACGCCGCCAACCGGATGGGTGTGATCCTGCGCCAGCAGGGCGGCTCCTACCACCCTGGCCTGTTCGCCGAGATGACGAGCTGA
- a CDS encoding class I SAM-dependent methyltransferase — MRTDGDSWDIVSSVGLTALGVAAFRALETIDPDPMIHDEYAAWFVRAAGEPHFVELLDDPEGVGMAARFGRFMGVRTRFFDEFFAAAWRRGVRQAVILASGLDARAYRLDWPVGTVVFEIDQPRVLEFKDRVLAEHDAVARADRRAVAVDLRDDWPAALAAAGFDPARPTAWTAEGLLPFLPGAAHDALFERIDALSAPGSSVAADDFAGDVSPDRFIDTEQKFFGSNPFGNLDVGDLWYDDTRADPGDWLSRHGWTVQHTTPFDLAAAYARPMTDMPDELVDLIRRMGYVSAEKQG, encoded by the coding sequence ATGCGCACGGACGGGGACAGCTGGGACATCGTGTCGAGCGTGGGCCTGACCGCCTTGGGGGTCGCCGCGTTTCGCGCACTCGAGACCATCGATCCGGACCCGATGATCCACGACGAGTACGCGGCGTGGTTCGTCCGGGCGGCGGGGGAACCGCACTTCGTGGAGTTGCTGGACGATCCGGAGGGCGTCGGCATGGCGGCGCGGTTCGGACGGTTCATGGGGGTGCGGACCAGGTTCTTCGACGAGTTCTTCGCCGCGGCCTGGCGGCGCGGGGTGCGGCAGGCCGTGATTCTGGCCTCGGGCCTGGATGCTCGCGCCTACCGGCTGGATTGGCCCGTGGGCACCGTCGTCTTCGAGATCGACCAGCCGCGAGTGCTGGAGTTCAAGGACCGCGTGCTCGCCGAGCACGACGCGGTCGCCAGGGCCGACCGGCGCGCGGTCGCGGTCGACCTGCGCGACGACTGGCCCGCCGCGCTCGCCGCCGCGGGGTTCGATCCGGCGCGGCCGACGGCATGGACCGCCGAGGGGTTGCTGCCGTTCCTCCCGGGCGCGGCGCACGACGCCCTCTTCGAGCGCATCGACGCGCTGTCCGCGCCCGGAAGCAGCGTGGCCGCCGACGATTTCGCGGGCGACGTCTCCCCCGACCGGTTCATCGACACCGAGCAGAAGTTCTTCGGCAGCAACCCGTTCGGCAATCTGGACGTGGGCGACCTGTGGTACGACGACACCCGCGCCGACCCCGGCGACTGGCTGTCCCGCCACGGCTGGACGGTCCAGCACACCACCCCCTTCGACCTGGCCGCCGCCTACGCCCGCCCGATGACCGACATGCCCGACGAACTGGTCGACCTCATCCGCCGAATGGGGTACGTGAGCGCCGAGAAGCAGGGCTGA
- the betA gene encoding choline dehydrogenase, whose translation MASSRYDFVIVGGGSAGCALANRLSANPATRVLVLEAGRADWPWDVFVHMPAALPFPIGNRFYDWKYESEPEPHMNGRRVYHARGKLLGGSSSINGMIFQRGNPMDYQRWAADPGMGDWDFAHCLPYFNRMESCLAAAPDDPYRGHGGPLALERGPADNPLFEAFFTAAEQAGYPRTDDVNGYRQEGFAKFDRTIRHGRRLSAARAYLHPVRHRPNLEVITRATVDRVIFEGKRAVGVEYRRRGGVRRVDGGQIVLCGGAVNTPQLLQLSGIGRASELEALGIDVVQDLPGVGENLQDHLEVYIQYACTQPISVQKYLKWRYRPWIGAQWLFCRRGPGATNHFEGGGFVRSNDEVAYPNLMFHFLPIAIRYDGSSPQGGDGYQVHVGPMYSDARGSVKIVSRDPRVHPALRFNYLSTQQDRREWVESVRVARRILEQPALAPYNGGETSPGPGVHTDEEILAWVARDAETALHPSCTAKMGTDALSVTDPNTMAVHGIEGLKVVDASVMPYVTNGNIYAPVMMVAEKAADLILGNEPLPPATVPFYRHRPEGVARSF comes from the coding sequence ATGGCTTCGAGTCGCTACGACTTCGTCATCGTCGGCGGCGGATCGGCCGGTTGCGCGCTGGCGAACCGGCTGTCGGCGAATCCGGCCACCCGGGTGCTGGTGCTCGAGGCCGGGCGCGCCGACTGGCCGTGGGACGTCTTCGTGCACATGCCCGCGGCGCTGCCCTTCCCGATCGGAAACCGGTTCTACGACTGGAAATACGAGTCCGAGCCGGAGCCGCACATGAACGGGCGGCGCGTCTATCACGCCCGCGGCAAGCTGCTCGGCGGCTCCAGCAGCATCAACGGCATGATCTTCCAGCGCGGCAACCCGATGGACTACCAGCGCTGGGCGGCCGATCCGGGCATGGGCGACTGGGACTTCGCGCACTGCCTGCCGTATTTCAATCGCATGGAGAGCTGCCTGGCGGCGGCCCCGGACGACCCCTATCGCGGGCACGGCGGACCGCTCGCCCTCGAGCGCGGACCGGCGGACAATCCGCTGTTCGAGGCGTTCTTCACGGCCGCCGAACAGGCCGGGTATCCCCGCACCGACGATGTGAACGGGTACCGGCAGGAGGGTTTCGCGAAATTCGACCGCACCATCCGCCACGGCAGACGGCTCTCGGCCGCGCGCGCCTACCTGCACCCGGTGCGGCATCGGCCGAATCTGGAGGTGATCACCCGGGCCACGGTCGACCGGGTGATCTTCGAGGGCAAGCGTGCGGTGGGTGTGGAATACCGGCGGCGCGGCGGCGTGCGGCGCGTGGACGGCGGGCAGATCGTGCTGTGCGGCGGCGCCGTCAATACCCCGCAGCTGCTTCAGCTTTCGGGCATCGGCCGGGCGAGCGAGCTGGAGGCGCTGGGCATCGACGTGGTGCAGGACCTGCCCGGGGTGGGCGAGAACCTGCAGGACCACCTCGAGGTATACATCCAATACGCCTGCACGCAGCCGATTTCCGTGCAGAAATATCTGAAGTGGCGCTACCGGCCGTGGATCGGGGCGCAGTGGTTGTTCTGCCGCCGCGGCCCGGGCGCGACCAATCATTTCGAGGGCGGCGGATTCGTGCGCAGCAACGACGAGGTCGCCTACCCGAACCTGATGTTCCACTTCCTGCCCATCGCGATCCGCTACGACGGCTCCTCGCCCCAGGGCGGCGACGGCTATCAGGTCCACGTCGGACCGATGTATTCCGACGCGCGCGGCAGCGTGAAAATCGTCAGCCGCGACCCCCGCGTGCACCCGGCGCTGCGGTTCAATTACCTGTCCACCCAACAGGATCGGCGCGAATGGGTGGAATCGGTCCGCGTGGCGCGGCGCATCCTCGAGCAACCGGCACTGGCCCCCTACAACGGCGGCGAGACCTCCCCCGGCCCCGGCGTGCACACCGACGAGGAGATCCTCGCCTGGGTGGCCCGGGACGCCGAAACCGCCCTGCACCCCTCGTGCACCGCGAAGATGGGCACCGACGCACTCTCGGTCACGGATCCGAACACCATGGCGGTGCACGGCATCGAGGGCCTGAAGGTGGTCGACGCCTCCGTTATGCCGTACGTGACCAACGGCAATATCTACGCCCCCGTCATGATGGTGGCGGAGAAGGCCGCCGACCTCATCCTCGGCAACGAGCCGCTGCCCCCGGCGACCGTCCCGTTCTACCGCCATCGGCCCGAGGGGGTTGCCAGATCGTTCTGA
- a CDS encoding ABC transporter substrate-binding protein, with protein MRAKILAAAALLVLLLSGCHATTVADLEHRGALRAGSRPCGTFDLAVNAWVGYEADAAVVSYLARNALGCMVKEKQLDEQVSWQGLSTGQVDAILENWGHDDLKKQYIDVMGVARSAGSTGNVGQIGWYVPPWMVQQYPDITDWRNLNRYAELFRTTESDGKGQLLDGSPAYVTNDAALVQNLGLNYRVVQGGSETALITSLRQAQQQRTPMLAYFYSPQWFLNEVPLVKVDLPPYAPGCDADPAKIACDYPRYDLDKIVSGRFAESGSPAYTLVKNFHWTNADQNAVARSIAVDRLSDDDAAKKFLDAHPELVAQWLAGTGAQSLP; from the coding sequence ATGAGAGCGAAGATCCTCGCGGCCGCCGCCCTGCTGGTGCTGCTGCTGTCCGGTTGCCACGCAACCACTGTCGCCGATCTCGAGCATCGGGGCGCGCTGCGGGCGGGCAGCAGGCCGTGCGGCACCTTCGATCTGGCGGTCAACGCCTGGGTCGGCTACGAGGCGGACGCGGCGGTGGTGTCGTATCTGGCGCGAAACGCGCTGGGCTGCATGGTCAAGGAGAAGCAGCTCGACGAGCAGGTCTCCTGGCAGGGCCTGTCCACCGGGCAGGTGGACGCGATCCTGGAGAACTGGGGACACGACGACCTGAAGAAGCAGTACATCGACGTGATGGGGGTCGCGCGCAGCGCGGGGTCCACCGGGAACGTCGGGCAGATCGGCTGGTATGTGCCGCCGTGGATGGTCCAGCAGTACCCCGACATCACCGACTGGCGCAACCTGAACAGGTACGCGGAGCTGTTCCGGACCACCGAATCCGATGGCAAGGGCCAACTTCTGGACGGTTCCCCCGCCTATGTGACCAATGATGCGGCGCTGGTGCAGAACCTGGGCCTGAACTACAGGGTCGTGCAGGGCGGCAGCGAGACCGCGCTGATCACGAGCCTGCGCCAGGCACAGCAGCAGCGGACGCCGATGCTGGCGTACTTCTATTCGCCGCAATGGTTTCTCAACGAGGTGCCGCTGGTGAAGGTCGACCTGCCGCCCTACGCGCCCGGCTGCGACGCCGATCCGGCCAAGATCGCCTGCGATTACCCGCGCTACGACCTGGACAAGATCGTCTCCGGCAGATTCGCCGAATCCGGCAGTCCCGCTTACACATTGGTGAAGAACTTCCACTGGACCAATGCCGACCAGAACGCGGTCGCCCGGTCGATCGCCGTGGATCGGCTCAGCGACGACGACGCGGCGAAGAAATTCCTGGACGCGCATCCGGAGCTGGTCGCGCAATGGCTGGCCGGAACCGGGGCGCAATCGCTGCCGTAG
- a CDS encoding ABC transporter permease — protein MATLAVTAPARRGIRRLTASGPALGVASVAGVLVVWIVLFTPLRGRDTLALAPADTTGLHRWLSRVQTAVGEHRGSSPIFTYLFNPVRAVIDGFAGALQDLIALPVDGRPVPYIGWLGVVALLSYLAWVLGSGRVALLTAGVLLFAGLQGLWQETMETLALTLAAVAISLLIGIPLGVWAGVSGWFHRAITPVLDFMQIMPTFVYLAPLTLMFLIGPAAAVIATVIYAAPPVIRLTAHGIRAVPEDTREAVRSLGATGWQELRGTLLPMAKRTIVLGINQTIMCALAMVTIAALIAAPGLGQVVVQALSAQDVGSAFNAGLAIVLMAIVLDRATTAASVRMETRRRTMILGAAATVVAVWLSYTYQLVAIFPSSLTIGSRRLGLDLGTHMQSVANAVTKWVQSHLATATGDLKDFVTTWALNPLQTLLDSSPWWLTAIALVAIALVIGGGRAALVTAACLGAIIAVGLWRDSMDTLAAVLVATVVVVALGVVVGVWMGRSGRVDRAVRPLLDAAQTMPSFVYLVPFLALFAASRFTGIVAAIVYAAPVSIKIMADGIRAVPPETIEAARSAGSSSWQVIAKVQLPMTARTLTLATNQGLIYVLSMMVVAGLVGGGALGYDVVAGFSQTSLFGKGLAAGVAIVLLGTVLDRTTAAAARRIGRVRA, from the coding sequence ATGGCGACGCTCGCCGTCACCGCGCCCGCGCGGCGCGGGATCCGGCGGCTCACCGCGAGCGGACCCGCCCTGGGCGTGGCATCGGTCGCCGGGGTGCTGGTCGTGTGGATCGTGCTGTTCACCCCGCTGCGCGGCCGCGATACGCTGGCGCTCGCCCCGGCCGACACCACCGGCCTGCATCGATGGCTCAGCCGGGTGCAGACCGCGGTCGGCGAGCATCGCGGCAGCAGCCCGATTTTCACCTACCTGTTCAATCCGGTGCGCGCGGTGATCGACGGATTCGCCGGCGCCCTCCAGGATCTCATCGCACTGCCGGTGGACGGGCGGCCGGTCCCCTACATCGGCTGGCTCGGCGTGGTGGCGCTGCTGTCCTACCTCGCGTGGGTGCTCGGCAGCGGGCGGGTGGCACTGCTCACCGCCGGTGTCCTGCTGTTCGCGGGGTTGCAGGGGCTGTGGCAGGAGACCATGGAGACCCTGGCGTTGACCCTTGCGGCGGTGGCGATTTCGCTGCTGATCGGCATACCGCTGGGGGTGTGGGCCGGGGTGTCGGGATGGTTCCACCGCGCGATCACACCGGTGCTCGACTTCATGCAGATCATGCCGACCTTCGTCTACCTCGCACCGCTGACGCTGATGTTCCTGATCGGCCCGGCGGCCGCCGTCATCGCGACGGTGATCTACGCGGCCCCGCCGGTTATCCGCCTGACCGCGCACGGGATTCGGGCGGTGCCGGAGGACACCCGCGAGGCCGTGCGGTCCCTCGGCGCGACCGGGTGGCAGGAGCTGCGCGGCACGCTGCTGCCGATGGCCAAGCGCACCATCGTGCTCGGCATCAATCAGACGATCATGTGCGCCCTGGCGATGGTCACCATCGCCGCGCTCATCGCGGCCCCCGGCCTGGGTCAGGTGGTGGTGCAGGCGCTGTCGGCGCAGGACGTCGGGTCCGCCTTCAATGCCGGGCTGGCGATCGTGCTCATGGCCATCGTCCTGGATCGCGCCACCACCGCGGCCAGCGTCCGGATGGAGACCCGGCGGCGGACAATGATTCTCGGCGCCGCCGCGACGGTGGTCGCGGTCTGGCTGTCCTACACCTATCAGCTGGTGGCGATCTTCCCCTCCTCCTTGACCATCGGATCCCGGCGCCTCGGCCTCGATCTCGGCACCCACATGCAGAGCGTGGCGAACGCGGTGACGAAATGGGTTCAGTCGCACCTGGCTACGGCCACCGGTGACCTCAAGGACTTCGTCACCACCTGGGCGCTCAATCCGCTGCAAACCCTGCTCGACAGTTCGCCCTGGTGGCTGACCGCGATCGCGCTCGTCGCGATCGCGCTCGTCATCGGCGGTGGTCGCGCCGCGCTCGTCACGGCGGCCTGCCTGGGGGCGATCATCGCGGTCGGGCTGTGGCGCGACAGCATGGACACCCTGGCCGCGGTGCTGGTCGCGACGGTGGTGGTGGTCGCGCTGGGCGTGGTGGTCGGCGTGTGGATGGGCCGCAGCGGTCGCGTGGACCGCGCGGTGCGGCCGCTGCTCGATGCCGCGCAGACGATGCCGTCGTTCGTGTACCTGGTGCCGTTCCTCGCGCTGTTCGCCGCGTCGCGGTTCACCGGCATCGTCGCCGCGATCGTCTATGCCGCACCGGTTTCCATCAAGATCATGGCCGACGGTATCCGCGCGGTCCCGCCGGAGACCATCGAGGCCGCCCGCTCGGCCGGGTCGAGTTCCTGGCAGGTGATCGCCAAGGTGCAGCTGCCGATGACCGCGCGCACCCTCACGCTGGCGACCAATCAGGGCCTGATCTACGTGCTGTCGATGATGGTGGTCGCCGGGCTGGTCGGCGGCGGCGCGCTCGGCTACGACGTGGTGGCCGGGTTCTCGCAGACCAGCCTGTTCGGCAAGGGCCTGGCGGCCGGGGTGGCGATCGTGCTGCTGGGCACCGTGCTCGATCGCACGACGGCGGCCGCGGCGCGGCGGATCGGACGGGTGCGGGCATGA
- a CDS encoding quaternary amine ABC transporter ATP-binding protein, whose product MTTREHGDAELSVHGLWKVFGPKASGIPGDPELAGLDVREVKRRTGCAIAVRDVGFTVARGEVFVVMGLSGSGKSTLVRCLTRLIEPTAGRVLFQGTDVTEAGEAELRELRRRRVSMVFQHFGLLPHRRVIDNIAYGLEVRGTAKKVRLQRAAEVTELVNLAGHENSYPDQLSGGMRQRVGLARALANDPELLLFDEPFSALDPLIRRDMQNEVIRLHREMGKTMVFITHDLSEALKLGDRILIMRNGEVVQVGTGDRLVGAPADDYVRDFVRDVPRADVLTLQWIMRDRRSDDPLDGPELGPGVVIRDAIDAVLTADRPVKVVADETLLGMVGAREILAVVAAERGGV is encoded by the coding sequence GTGACCACTCGGGAGCACGGCGACGCGGAATTGAGCGTGCACGGCCTGTGGAAGGTGTTCGGCCCCAAGGCATCCGGCATTCCCGGCGATCCGGAGCTGGCCGGGCTCGATGTCCGGGAGGTCAAGCGGCGGACCGGCTGCGCCATCGCCGTCCGCGATGTCGGATTCACGGTGGCGCGCGGCGAGGTGTTCGTGGTGATGGGACTGTCCGGGTCGGGGAAGTCTACGCTGGTGCGCTGCCTGACGCGGCTCATCGAGCCGACCGCGGGCCGGGTGCTGTTCCAGGGCACCGACGTGACCGAGGCCGGGGAAGCCGAGCTGCGCGAGCTGCGCCGCCGCCGAGTGTCGATGGTGTTCCAGCACTTCGGCCTGCTGCCGCACCGCCGGGTCATCGACAATATCGCCTACGGGCTGGAGGTGCGCGGCACGGCCAAGAAGGTGCGGCTACAACGCGCCGCGGAGGTCACCGAGCTGGTGAATCTCGCGGGCCACGAGAACTCTTACCCGGACCAGCTTTCCGGGGGCATGCGGCAGCGGGTCGGGCTGGCGCGCGCCCTGGCCAACGACCCGGAACTGCTGCTGTTCGACGAGCCGTTCTCGGCGCTGGATCCGCTGATCCGGCGCGATATGCAGAACGAGGTGATCCGGCTGCACCGGGAGATGGGCAAGACGATGGTGTTCATCACCCACGACCTGTCCGAGGCGCTGAAACTCGGCGATCGCATTCTGATCATGCGCAATGGCGAGGTCGTTCAGGTCGGGACGGGCGATCGGCTGGTCGGCGCTCCGGCCGACGACTATGTGCGCGACTTCGTCCGGGACGTGCCGCGCGCGGATGTGCTGACGCTGCAATGGATCATGCGCGACCGCCGGTCCGACGACCCGCTCGACGGTCCCGAGCTCGGGCCCGGGGTGGTGATCCGCGATGCCATCGACGCGGTGCTCACCGCGGACCGGCCGGTCAAGGTGGTCGCCGACGAGACGCTGCTCGGAATGGTCGGGGCCCGTGAGATTCTCGCGGTGGTCGCCGCCGAGCGGGGCGGTGTGTAA
- a CDS encoding bifunctional 3-phenylpropionate/cinnamic acid dioxygenase ferredoxin subunit — MLAICPLISLPRGAARRVDTSPPIAVFHTDDGEILAIDDTCTHQDASLADGWLDGCRVECPLHASTFDLRTGAVDAPPAKRPVRTHRVVIEDGTIHVDLDDATDLPPDVRNRLAAEGSA, encoded by the coding sequence ATGCTCGCGATCTGTCCCCTGATCTCATTGCCCCGCGGTGCGGCGCGTCGCGTCGACACCAGCCCCCCGATCGCCGTGTTCCACACCGACGACGGCGAGATCCTCGCCATCGACGACACGTGCACGCATCAGGACGCGTCGCTGGCGGACGGCTGGCTCGACGGGTGCCGGGTCGAATGTCCTTTGCACGCTTCGACATTCGATCTGCGCACCGGCGCGGTGGACGCGCCCCCGGCGAAGCGTCCGGTGCGCACCCACCGGGTCGTGATCGAGGACGGCACGATCCATGTGGACCTCGACGACGCGACCGACCTGCCCCCGGATGTGCGTAATCGCTTGGCGGCGGAGGGATCCGCGTGA
- a CDS encoding NAD(P)/FAD-dependent oxidoreductase, with product MKRIAVVGASLAGLSAARALRAQGFAGELTLVGAERHRPYDRPPLSKEFLAGAVDADGLRLETDTEELQAKWMLGVTATGLDTGTRSLLLDDGTRLCADGIVLATGSRARPWPGGDRLAGVHTLRTLEDAMRLRAALRPGARVVVIGAGFIGSEVASTARGLGLDVTVVEAAPTPLAGPLGPELGAAVANLHTDHGTVLHCGVGVAGLTGADRVTGVELRDGRRLAADVVVAGIGGVANIEWLRGSGLDLGDGVRCDSGGATRVSRIVAVGDCAAWYDPAEGGHRRIEHWTAASERPAIAVATLLSGGRAPGVAPRPPYFWSDQYGCRIQFAGTVFPGDEPTVEAGSLAERSFVAVYRRAGRPVAVLGVDQVRLFTRWRRELSTRAREGAPQ from the coding sequence GTGAAGCGGATCGCCGTCGTCGGGGCCTCCCTGGCGGGTCTGTCTGCGGCCCGTGCCCTGCGTGCGCAGGGATTCGCCGGGGAGCTCACCCTCGTCGGGGCCGAGCGGCATCGGCCCTACGACCGCCCGCCGCTGTCGAAGGAGTTCCTGGCGGGCGCCGTCGACGCGGACGGCCTGCGGCTCGAGACGGATACCGAAGAGCTGCAAGCGAAGTGGATGCTGGGCGTCACCGCGACGGGTCTGGACACCGGCACGCGCAGCCTCCTGCTGGACGACGGCACCCGGCTGTGCGCTGACGGCATCGTCCTCGCGACGGGTTCGCGGGCACGGCCGTGGCCGGGCGGCGACCGGCTCGCGGGCGTGCACACCCTGCGGACCCTCGAGGACGCGATGCGGTTGCGCGCCGCGCTGCGGCCCGGGGCGCGCGTGGTGGTGATCGGCGCCGGGTTCATCGGTTCCGAGGTGGCCTCGACCGCCCGCGGGCTCGGTCTCGACGTGACCGTCGTGGAGGCCGCGCCCACCCCGCTGGCCGGTCCGCTCGGCCCGGAACTCGGTGCGGCGGTGGCGAATCTGCATACCGACCACGGCACCGTGCTGCACTGCGGCGTCGGGGTCGCCGGGCTGACAGGTGCGGACCGGGTGACCGGGGTCGAGCTCCGCGACGGGCGGCGGCTCGCGGCCGATGTCGTGGTCGCGGGCATCGGCGGCGTCGCGAATATCGAATGGCTGCGGGGCAGCGGCCTGGATCTGGGCGACGGCGTGCGCTGCGATTCCGGCGGCGCCACAAGGGTTTCGCGGATCGTCGCGGTCGGCGACTGCGCGGCCTGGTACGACCCGGCCGAGGGCGGCCATCGCCGGATCGAGCATTGGACGGCGGCGTCGGAGCGCCCGGCGATCGCGGTGGCGACGCTGCTGTCCGGCGGCCGCGCCCCGGGCGTCGCGCCGCGGCCGCCGTACTTCTGGTCCGATCAGTACGGCTGCCGAATCCAGTTCGCGGGCACCGTGTTTCCCGGCGACGAGCCGACCGTGGAGGCGGGCAGCCTCGCCGAGCGCAGCTTCGTCGCGGTCTACCGCCGGGCCGGGCGGCCGGTCGCGGTGCTCGGCGTCGACCAGGTGCGGCTGTTCACCCGGTGGCGGCGGGAGCTGTCCACCAGAGCGAGAGAAGGAGCCCCCCAGTGA